The following is a genomic window from Engraulis encrasicolus isolate BLACKSEA-1 chromosome 13, IST_EnEncr_1.0, whole genome shotgun sequence.
TCTGATTCGTCGGTTTCCGACTGCAAGCTAATTTcaaagacgaaaaaaaaaatatccaaatAGTCTGAAGCTGTTGTCAAGGATCTGACATGTACTACGTAGTCCAGCTGTTAATGgtgaaacaaaaaacaattattgaaaacaataaacaaacaaagaaacaaaaaatagcGGTTGATAGATTGCACGTCACCCAAGGATCAACAGGTAGACATGACACACTACAGTGATTCGTTATCTCAGATGAACAAACGCTTAACTCTTATTGCTGATTTgcttacaaaatatagactatacGAGAGACTGAACAGTAACTGAATTCTTTCGGAAAATATTAAATCCAATATTGCCCACAGCATTTGTTTTCTCTCCAATGGCTGGGCACATTTTCAACTcaaagcgtctctctctctcgatctgtctctttccctcactctctcttcctcacactgGACACATGGAATGCTGAATTGGGTCTGCAGAAGGTTTCGTCCTGCAGACGAGAGACAAGGTAAGAGTTAGGTAGACTAAGGGGGCGCCACAGCGCCAACAAGGATGGCTTTCctccgtgttgtgttgtgttataccACATATACCACAGACCAGGACAGCGAGGTCTTCTGCCGTCCTCGTCCTTGAGTCATTGGTGGTGGGTTCAGATGTTCTGAAACAACATGCATAACCTGAGGCCCCACCACTGAGGCTGCAgcctccaccacccccatccaACTCCACCTGGTCAGCCTTCCACTTACTAACACCCCCCCCTGTGTGTGCCCACCAGCAGAGAAGGGGCACCCTGTCACGGGGAGCCAAAGATGACGACATGGCTGCTGAGGAACAGCAGGTGGAAAAGTAGACAGTCTTGGTACTAGTACTGTAGGTTCGAGTCTGTCTGCCTATATACATATTGTAAAGACTGAatgactgtgtgggtgtgttgtggtggaggggtgggcgcactacactacacctgCGATACGAGCTGCATGTTGAAGCTCGGCGAGCGTGACGACTTGGTGAGTGGCGCTCCAGGCGGAGGCAGCAGCTCCAGGCTCCCTCCCGCACCTCCTCCTGGCCGGCTCGCCAAGTGCTCCTCCTGCAGGCTTGTGGTGGAGTGACGATGGCTACCTCCAGGAGCCAGCCCATCTTCATCCCTGCCCACGCCTGCCAATTCCAAGCCTAGGGAGCCCCCGATACCCCCGCCAACTCCCCCCACCCCGGCCCCAACCCCGACGCTGCTCCCGTTCAGGCTGGTGTCCGTGGGGTCCAGAGAGTGACTGGAAGAGGTGCTGGCCGTGCGGTTGCGGGTCTGGTCCAGGTCCAGGTCTGGGCCGGTAGCGGTAGTGGGTAGGCTCGGGGCCCGCTGCATAGGAATCAGCTCGATGTCGTCCAGCTCGATCACATCGTCCAGGACCAACGGGGATGGggaaggtgggggtggaggggagggcttGGCAGGGGGAGAGGCACGGGCAGGGGGAGAGGCACGGGCAGGGCGCTGGGGCACAGGCATGGGTGGGGAAGGCGATGGAGGGGGAGTCTGCtgctggatgtggtggtggtgttggtgctgttgttgttgttgttgttggtggtggtggtgcctgcgtgggggtggggtgggctcgGGTGTCACCGATACAGACACTCGTGGTGGCTCTTTGTGTTTCTCCAGCGGTGGCAGCAGTGGTGGGGGCATGTCGCGCTCTTTATCCTTATCCTTGTCCTTTTCCCTCtccttgtctttgtctttgtctttctccttGTCCCGGGACAGTCGGCTCATCACGCTCTTCTTCACACTGGAGCTgcccccgccgccgccgccgctgctctTCTGGCTGCCGCTGCTGGCCCGGGTGATGCCGCCCCGACTGCTGCCGCTGGCGCTGGGCTTTGGGGCGGCGCTGCTGGGCTGGCTGCTGTTCGACGCGCCCGAAGAGAAGCCCTCGTCCGGATCGTTCAGGTTGAAGGACTCCTCTCCTCCGCTAATGCCGTCCACATCTGTGGCGCCGccggagaagaagagagaagcacagaagacacaaaaggggaggaggaaaagacagagagattgtggaggggggagagggagagaaaaaga
Proteins encoded in this region:
- the LOC134460671 gene encoding hyccin 2-like, producing the protein MLNSERGVVEEWLSEFKTLPEAQISSYAGSLHQKKHLVPALYRVIQDPHNELLEPVCHQLFELYRSSEERLRRFTLQFLPELLWAYLRLTASRDRHSNGCIEALLLGIYNLEIVDKEGNSKLLSFTIPSLSKPSVYHEPSSLGSMALTEGALSQHDLIRVVYSGLHPQRETFTAQNRFEVLCFLMLCYNSAVVFMPPSSYQAACRMSSRLCVCGFPRQQQKLWREPCNRVQLDADFMVQMLTAVYHATYNGEWDLGREALDDILYRSQLELYSEPLLLGNAMKRSLPDNAPDGSRGRKVLEVEVTPTATRISRTAVTAASIRRHRWKREDVDGISGGEESFNLNDPDEGFSSGASNSSQPSSAAPKPSASGSSRGGITRASSGSQKSSGGGGGGSSSVKKSVMSRLSRDKEKDKDKDKEREKDKDKDKERDMPPPLLPPLEKHKEPPRVSVSVTPEPTPPPRRHHHHQQQQQQQHQHHHHIQQQTPPPSPSPPMPVPQRPARASPPARASPPAKPSPPPPPSPSPLVLDDVIELDDIELIPMQRAPSLPTTATGPDLDLDQTRNRTASTSSSHSLDPTDTSLNGSSVGVGAGVGGVGGGIGGSLGLELAGVGRDEDGLAPGGSHRHSTTSLQEEHLASRPGGGAGGSLELLPPPGAPLTKSSRSPSFNMQLVSQDETFCRPNSAFHVSSVRKRE